GCTCAACGCCCAGTGAACGCCAGCGCAGCGCGAGAGCATACTCAACAAGAAATAGCAGGGGTTGAGCGATGCCCGTATCGTTCAGCCGTTCCTTGAGCGGCGTCTCTCTGCCACAGATCAGATCAATACATTCAATGCCAAACTCATCGCGAAGCAGTAGCGCACCTTCTTCGATCGTTTGCCGGAAGTCCGCGTCGGTTTCGTACAGCTTCGACGCCATACCGAAGAACTGCTGCCCTTGCCCCGGAAAGAGATAGACTACGTCCCGCCCCAACGACAACAAAGACTCACTTCCGGTCTTCACCGGTTTGCGCAGAGCGGCAATCAGGCCGACTTTGTCTTCGACGACAAATGCGCGGCGGCAAGCCAGCTCACGGCGCCCCTCCTGAAGAGTCTCTGCGATGCTCTGCACGCTAAATTCAGATGCACTCTCTAAATAATCTGCAAGGCGCTCCCTCATCGAAGCCAACGCCGCAGGTGTTCGCGCCGACAATGGAACCACTGACAGGCCCGGACGAGTGTCATGTTGTTTGACCTCTGGAGCTTCGCCGAGTATTACGTGAACATTCGTTCCACCAATACCGAACGAACTGACGCCAGACCAGCGCCTTCCCTGCTTCAGCCAACTGATCGCAGAAGACGATACGAGGAACGGCCCGTTCTCAAGCTGAAGTGAGGGATTGGCTTTGCTGTACGTCGGCGTCGGCGGAACAATACCATTGCGAGTTGCCAGCGCGGCTTTGATAAGTCCAGCAATGCCCGCCGCAACATCCGCATGCCCCATGTTCGATTTCGCCGAGCCAAGCACGCACGATGCTGCATCAGAGATCCCTTCTGCATACACCGTCGTCAGAGCAGCCACCTCGATCGGATCACCCAGTTCGGTCGCCGTACCATGCGCTTCGATGTAGCCCACCTGTTTCGGGGAGATATCTGCCGCCCTCAGTGCCTGACGCAAGACCGATACTTGTCCGTCCACGCTTGGGGCCGTGAATCCGACCTTTCCATTGCCGTCATTGTTCCACGCCGAGCCATGGATCACGGCGACGATGTTGTCGCCGTCCAGCACCGCCCGCGAGAGACGTTTAAGGACCACAATGCCCGCTCCGCAACCGGGGACAGTGCCTTTCGCATCCGCATCGAAGGGCCTGCAAACGCCATCAGGAGACAGGATCATTCCAGGTATGTAGGAATACCCTGCGCTTTGAGGAAAGCTGATCGATGCACCGCCCGCAAGCGCCATATCGCACTCTCCCGATAGAAGGCTCATACATGCAAGGTGAACAGCAGCAAGGGATGTCGAACACGCAGATTGCACATTTACGGCAGGGCCGCGAAGGTTCAGCTTGTAGGCAACGCGGGTAGCGCAAAAATCCTTGTCGTTTGCGAGCATAAGCTGATAGCCGCCTGCGCTTGCAATCACAGCAGGATTTGCAAGCAACCGCATAACGTAGGTATTCATGCCGACACCAGCAAAGACTCCCGTGCGTCCATCTTCTCCAGTGTGACCCGCATCATCCAGCGCCTCCCAGGCGCATTCCAGCAACACGCGCTGCTGAGGATCGATCATCTCCGCCTCGCGACGACTGAGATTAAACAGACCTGCATCAAACATCTCAGCATCGCGAATCGCGCTTCCCCGGCGAACATAACTGTGACTGGACATATCCTGTTCGCTAACGCCCGCAGCATGCAACTCGGCGTCGTTCAAGTCCGAGATTAGAACGTCACCGGCAAGAAGATGCTGCCAATACTCCTGCACATTCTGCGACTGTGGGAAGCGGGCGCTCATGCCAATAATGGCGATACCATCGGCCCAACGGCCGGGCACATTCGCGCCATCGCTGGTATGAGCGTTTTGTTGGCGGTTTACGGTCATGTCAGACATCTGATCTATGCTCCAGTCGCTTCAGCCATTTGTGGACGCTTGTCAGCCAGCCATAAAGCCAAAGACTCAATCGTCGGATAACGAAACAGGTCAATCACCGCCACGTCACACCCCAGACTCTCACGGACCCTGGCATGCACACGGATAAGGCGCAGCGAATGCCCTCCCAGGTCGAAAAAGTTGTCGCGCATGCCCACTTGTTCCACACCAAGCACTTCGCCCCAAATAGCCGCCAGCGTGGATTCGATGTGATTACGCGGATTCACGCCTCCAGCACTTGATCTGCGCTTCACGGATGGCGGAGCGGGCAACCGCTTCCGATCGACTTTGCCATTCGGTGTAAGAGGAATCTCTTTCAGCGCGATCCATGTCGATGGAACCATGTAATCCGGCAGCCGCTCCTGAAGCCAGTTTCGTACCGCACCGGAATCATCCTCCTCGGACTGGTATCGGATGTATGCCGTCAGCTGTTGTTCGGAGCCTTCGCCGCTAAGAGCAACCACGGCTTGAAAAACATCGGGATGACGTTCGAGTGCCACCTCTATCTCACCAAGCTCAATGCGGTGTCCTCGCAACTTTATCTGGTGATCGACTCGGCCAAGAAGTTGAATCTGCCCATTCCGGTGAAATCTTGCCAGATCGCCGGTCCGATACATTTTCTTGCCCTTGAGTAGAGCAAACGGATCTTCGACAAAATGCGATGCGGTGAGTTCGTCTCGGTTCCAATATCCGAGGGCAACACCTTCGCCGCCTATATAGAGTTCGCCCGGAACGCCGAGAGGCACTGGCTGCAGATTCGCATCGAGTACATACATCGACGTGTTTGCAATTGGCCGTCCAATCAGAATCGGATCTTCGCCGCTCTTTACGCGATGCGCGGCAGACCAGATTGTCGTCTCCGTGGGGCCGTACAGATTCCACAACTCGCGTCCTCGCGAAAGAAGGTTTTCCGCTAACTCTGAAGGTAGGGCTTCGCCACCGCACCACATACGCAGATCGGCGGAGCCCATCCAACCCGATTCAACAAGCATGCGCCATGTAGATGGAGTGGCCTGCATAACCGTCGCGCACGTCTGTTCGAGCAGCGCCGCCAGCAGAGCGGGATCTACCGTCTGTTCGCGCGATGCAATCACCAGCTTGGCCCCGCAGACCAGCGGACCGAACATCTCGAGACCTGCGATGTCAAACGACAGAGTTGTGATCGCCACCAGCGTATCTGTTGCATCAAGCCCCGGTTCACGAAGCATCGAATCGAGTAAATTGACTAGGGCTCGATGTGGAATCCTTGTTCCCTTAGGCGCGCCGGTCGAACCGGAAGTGTAGATGAGATAGGCAGTATCTTCCGCGCCGGGATTCCCGCAGGTGGCTTCCGTTGCCGTGAGTGAGTGGCAGGCGACCTCGTCCATCGCAAGTACTGCGGTATTCGATGCTGGCAGCGATGCCTTCAATTCGGCGTCGACAAGAATGAGAGGCACTTGTGCGTCTGCCAGCAGAAACTCGACTCGCTGTGCGGGCAACATCGGATCGATCGGTAAATAAGCAGCCCCAGCCTTGAGTACCGCCAGTAGTGCAACGACCATCTGTGGACTGCGTTTTAGATAGACTCCTACAACCGAACCGCGGGCAATGCCGCGTGCGCGAAGAGCGCTTGCCATGCGATCGGACTCAGCATCGAGCTCACTATAACTCAATGCAGTCGGGCCCATCTCCACTGCAATGGCCCCTGGAGATTTCGCTGCGCGGCCCCGAAACCATTCTGGCAACGAAGCATATGGAAGCGCCGGCGTGGCCGGGCTGCGCCAATAATTGATAAGCTGTCGATGTTCCTGCTCTGACAGCAGCGTCAATCTGTCAATCGTCATCTCCGGATGATTGACCGCCGATTGCAGCAGCCGAACAAAGTTCCCCTGCATCTGTCGTATCGTCGCTTCTTCAAACAGATCTGAGTTGTACTCAAAGTCGCAGCGGTAGCCACCCTCCAGGGGCCATACTTCCACCGCAAGATCCGAGCGGGCAATCCCTGGATCTATCGGTACCGGCTTAACAATTAGCCCGGGCAAAACAATGTCAGACATCGGCACATTCTGCAACGTAAACATGATCTGCACAAGCGGGCTATGTCCCAATCCACGGTCCGGCGCAAGCTGCTCCACAAGACGATCAAAGGGCATGTCCTGATGTGCGTATGCCGAAAGCGCCGTCTCCTTGACTCTGGAAAGCAGATCGATAAACCGGGGATTGCCGCTTACGTCGGTTCGCAGAACCAGATTGTTGACAAAGAATCCAATGAGCGGTGTAACCTCCTGACGCTGCCGGTTTGAGGTCGGCGCTCCTATGAGGATGTCTTCCAACCCCGTATACCGTGAGACAAGAACATCGAATGCAGCAAGCAAAACCATGAATGGCGTCGTCGCCGTCGATCTGCATAGATCTTTAATCTGGCTCGCAAGGCCCAGGTCAATGTCGATAAAGAGGCGTTGGCCATCAAACGCCTGCACGGCAGGGCGGCGGCGGTCGCTGGGAAGTTCGAGAATAGGAAGCGGCCCTTCCAGGTGCTGAGACCAATAAGGCATCTGCTGCGCCGCGGTCTCTTCCCCTGAGGCCTGCTCCCACTGAACGTAGTCACGATATTCAAACGCGATCGGAGCCAATGCCGGCTGACGGTTCGTAGTGAAGGCATCGTAAAGCTCCGTGAATTCCTTTGCCAATACACCCAGCGACCATCCGTCCGCCACAATGTGGTGGACGACGAGTAAAAGCAGATGATGATGCTCCGTAATGCGATATATGGTTGCGCGAAACAGTGGGGCGGTATCGAGCGCGAACGGCTTGCGCGCTTCCTCGCGTGCAAGACGTATGGCCGCATCGCTCGCATCGGATTCCGCCAGGTCACTCATGTCGACCAAACTGCTCGACCAGCCTGCGGTCTCGTTGACCCTGGAAAGCGGAGTGCCATTGCGTTCGTAAAACGACGTTCGCAGCGCCTCGTGGCGCTCAAGCAACGCGCGAAGGACCCTTTCCAGTGCTGCAAGGTCCAGTGCTCCTGCAACTCGAAGCCCCAACACAATGTTGTAGACGGGGCTTTCAGGATACAGCTGCGACATAAACCAGAGCCGCCGCTGAGACCGCGAAAGCGGGAGGTCAACCAGCACGGAGGTCCGCTTTTCAGCCCTCGACGACAACGTGGAATCGCCAAGGAACGCCAATATCTCCTGCTTGCGCTTGATTAACTCATCGCGTATCGCGGCAGTTACCGCGCCCTTCGGTGCGCTCACAACAATGCGGTCTCCATCGACGGTGAGTGTGATGCCCGCCATGCGCAAGTCCGAAAGAAACTGGATCAGAAGCTTCATATCGACAACTCCTCATACTCCGAAGTATCGGTTGCACCTTTTGATACAACAAGACGAGCATCGATGAAGGTAGCTGCCATATTCAGCGTGGGACATTCGAAAAAGAAGTTCGGCGGCAAGGAAATACCCGCGGCAGCTTGCAGATCGTTTTTCAGCTCAAGAGCCATCAAGGAGTCCAGTCCCAGTTCAGCCAGTGGTTGGTCGTCCATAAACGTGAAACTCGGATCGAGACGCAGAACATACGCAATCCGCAATCGAACATAATCCTTAGTCACTCTCAATCGGCTCTCACTCTCAGCGCACTGAAGACTCTCTTTCAAGCTCACCGCGTGCACTTGTTTCGACACACCGTCTGAAGCCTTTCCTCGTAACCGCTCAAAGTAGGGCCATAAGGTGGATATCTGCCCAGGAGCCAGGTACGCGTTCCAATCGATCGCCAATGCCGTAACGTTCGCTCTGCCACTCAGCATTGCTTGTTCAAGCAACTCGACTCCCTCCTCAGGCGGAAGCGACTGTAGACCGAGACGTGCTGATCTTCCTGTATCCCTCACGCGGGTGGCTGCTCCTATCTCCGACCAGGCTCCCCATGCAATTGCGGTCGCAGGCAAACCCATGCTCCTGCGCATGACGGCCAGGCCATCGAGAAAAGCATTGGCGGCAGAATGATTGCTTTGCCCCGCGGAACCCAGTACCGACGCTGCGCTACCGTACATGACGAAAAAATCCAGGCTCAGGCCCTGCGTAGCCTGATGCAAATACCAGCTCCCATTAACCTTCGCAGCAAACGCACTTGCAAACTTCGCGGGACTTTGTTGTATGAGCGTCGCATCGTCAACAACGCCAGCGGCATGAATGATTCCACGCAGCGGCATTTCGCTCATCGCAATCTGCTGCAAAAGCGCTGTAACGCTATCCTCGCTGGCGACATCTGTGACAACGGTGTGCAACTTCGTGCCGTGCTGCACAAACGATTCAAGGCGGGCCTTAACCGATGGGGACGGATCGTGACGACCCACCATATAGATAGAGCCCGCGCCTCGCTCCGACAGCCATTGCGCAGTACGTAGACCCAAACCACCGAAAGCGCCAGTAATCAAATACGCGCCATCGCGGTGAAGGCCGATCTGCGATTGTTTAGGAGTCTCTGCCGTAGTAAGAGCAACAAAGCGAAGTACTCGTACCTGTCCACCGGATATCTCAAGATCGTGCTCGCTCGTGCCTTCACGCATTAGCGTGGCAAAACACCTGACATCCTGCTCCGTTGGACGAGCAGCAATGTCCACACGGTGGATGATAAGCTCCGGATGCTCCAACCGCGCGGCTCTGGCCAATCCATCGGCCACTGCACTGGCAACATCCTTGATGGGATTTGATTTATCACCGGCGCGCCGACTCACTAACCACACACCTGCTGGTTGAGCATTTGCTCTGAGGACGTCCTGCAACAGACTCAGTACTGCTGTGGCGTTTGCCATCGCAGCTTTTGGTACATCGTCACTGGCCCCAGCCAGTTCATAGACAATATGCACCGGGAGCGCACCACTGCCAACCGCCTTGCCAAAGCGATCTGCGCGAAGGCCCACCTCATCTGAATGGATGCGTACACCGGCAGAGGCGAGCAAACTGGCTAGACGATCGTCCTCTGCCCCATAAAGCAGAACCTCGACATCTCGCTCTGCCCTCACCTCCATTTTGCGGCGCGCGACGACAATCGTCTGCTGCCGCGTAAGCACGTTGCCTGATCCTTCTTCAC
This region of Acidobacteriota bacterium genomic DNA includes:
- a CDS encoding amino acid adenylation domain-containing protein; amino-acid sequence: MKLLIQFLSDLRMAGITLTVDGDRIVVSAPKGAVTAAIRDELIKRKQEILAFLGDSTLSSRAEKRTSVLVDLPLSRSQRRLWFMSQLYPESPVYNIVLGLRVAGALDLAALERVLRALLERHEALRTSFYERNGTPLSRVNETAGWSSSLVDMSDLAESDASDAAIRLAREEARKPFALDTAPLFRATIYRITEHHHLLLLVVHHIVADGWSLGVLAKEFTELYDAFTTNRQPALAPIAFEYRDYVQWEQASGEETAAQQMPYWSQHLEGPLPILELPSDRRRPAVQAFDGQRLFIDIDLGLASQIKDLCRSTATTPFMVLLAAFDVLVSRYTGLEDILIGAPTSNRQRQEVTPLIGFFVNNLVLRTDVSGNPRFIDLLSRVKETALSAYAHQDMPFDRLVEQLAPDRGLGHSPLVQIMFTLQNVPMSDIVLPGLIVKPVPIDPGIARSDLAVEVWPLEGGYRCDFEYNSDLFEEATIRQMQGNFVRLLQSAVNHPEMTIDRLTLLSEQEHRQLINYWRSPATPALPYASLPEWFRGRAAKSPGAIAVEMGPTALSYSELDAESDRMASALRARGIARGSVVGVYLKRSPQMVVALLAVLKAGAAYLPIDPMLPAQRVEFLLADAQVPLILVDAELKASLPASNTAVLAMDEVACHSLTATEATCGNPGAEDTAYLIYTSGSTGAPKGTRIPHRALVNLLDSMLREPGLDATDTLVAITTLSFDIAGLEMFGPLVCGAKLVIASREQTVDPALLAALLEQTCATVMQATPSTWRMLVESGWMGSADLRMWCGGEALPSELAENLLSRGRELWNLYGPTETTIWSAAHRVKSGEDPILIGRPIANTSMYVLDANLQPVPLGVPGELYIGGEGVALGYWNRDELTASHFVEDPFALLKGKKMYRTGDLARFHRNGQIQLLGRVDHQIKLRGHRIELGEIEVALERHPDVFQAVVALSGEGSEQQLTAYIRYQSEEDDSGAVRNWLQERLPDYMVPSTWIALKEIPLTPNGKVDRKRLPAPPSVKRRSSAGGVNPRNHIESTLAAIWGEVLGVEQVGMRDNFFDLGGHSLRLIRVHARVRESLGCDVAVIDLFRYPTIESLALWLADKRPQMAEATGA